GGACAAATTGAACAGGTTTTCATGAACCTGTTTTTGAATGCCATCGATGCCATGCCCAAAGGCGGTGACCTGAGTGTCTCTATTTCGCTGGTTTCACATGACGTTCAGGAAGCAGAGCAAAACGGCGATTCTAAGTCTGTTTGTGTACAGGTGCAGGATACGGGTACGGGCATCCCTGAAGAAAATCTGGAAAAAATTTTCAATCCCTTTTTTACGACCAAAAGCAGCGGAATTGGTCTGGGGCTTTCCATTTCCAACCGTTTGATGCAGGAAAACGGCGGGAAAATTGAAGTGCAGTCAAAAAAAGATAGGGGAACGACCTTTTCCCTCTATTTTCCGGTTCCCGAAAATGAAAGGCAGGATTCATGGTTAAAAGAATTTTGATTGTGGATGATGAAGAGACCATCACCTTCAGTCTTTATCAGAGTTTTATCCTCAGTAAAAAACCGTTTGAGGTGGTAACCGCCGAAAGCGGCGAAGAGGCGCTGGAAAAGTTCCTGGAAAAACCGTTTCATCTGGTTATTACCGATATCTTTCTGCCGGGCATTAGCGGTTTCGACCTTATTAGAGAGATTAAAAAAACGCATGCGCAAACAAAGTTTATTGTGATTACCGCCTATGGATCGGACGACAAAAAGGAAGAGGCGCGAAAGGAGGGCGCGCAGTTGTACGTCGAAAAACCGTATGATATCAGAGATTTTAAGAAAAAAGTAATGGAAATGTTGAAGTAATATGGCGCTTGTAGGAAATTTAAAAGACATAAAGTTGCCCACGCTGGTTCAGATCAACTGCATGGAAAAGAACACCGCCAAGCTGACCATTGAACACCTTGGCAAGTTCGGCTTTATCTATTTTGACGGCGGTCAGGTGGTGCACGCAGAGTACGATCCTCTGATCGGGGAAGAGGCCTTTTTTAAATTGCTGGAATTGTATTCCGGCAATTTTAAGGTTGAAAATGATGTAAAACCGCCGGCGGTAACCATTCAAAGGAACTGGAATAATTTATTGCTGGAAGGGCTGCATCGTCGGGACGTAAACATGCCTGACAGCAAGTTTAATTTTACGCGGCTCTTTGAAAGCCTGTTTAACGTTAAGGGCGTGGAACAGGTGTCCATTCTGGATAAACACGGCAACACCATTGCCCAGAGTGATCAACAGAAAATTAATGTAACAGAAACGCTCTTTTTCTGGTACGAAGCCGAAAAACTCAGCGGAGTGGTCGGAGAACACACCTTGCGCTTTTTGCGTCTGAGCCTGGGCAGCAAACAACAATTCGTCATTAAATTGGACGAAAACTACATTCTGGTAATTAATTTTTCCAAAAAGATTCAACAGGAACTGATTTTTTCCATTATTCGTGAAACCTTAAAAATTTCGGTTTAATGTAAATTATCCTTAACTTATTAAAAAAAATAACGATAAATAAATTATGCCTGAAAAATTATTACAAGAGATTAAGGAAATCGATTCGGTGGAAGCCGTTGCGGTGATCTCATTTAAAGGGAACATCTGGCAACAAAGCGGCGCTACCGTGACTGCAGAGCAGATGAAAATGATCGGCTCGTATTTATTGAGAATGTTGGCCATAAAGTCCAAAAGCAAACAGCGTATTGTGCACATCGAACTACACTGGCTGAATCGTTTTTTGATTGCCCGTTTTTCCGAGGGCTTTTTGATCGTTACGCTATTTAAAAAGGCCGATATTCTTTCGCTTTTAAGGATTACCTTAAATGTAACCGTAGCGAACCTCCTGGAAGAGAAAACGTTTTTGAAATGGTTGAAAAAAGAAAAATACAATCTCAACTTGCATATTCAAAAGGGTCAATTTGATGAACATGAGCTTGGTTTGATTTCTAAGCTCGTTTAATCTATATTCTATCATACGGGATTAAAAAGCGTTGAATTATGATTAACGAAAACATGGTGTTTAAACTGGCTGCCAAAAGTAGCGGACACGAGATCAGTCTTTCATCGGTAGAGTGGGGAGTTATTACACAAATTGACGGAGAAAAAACAGTAGGCGAAATTGCCGGGAATCTGGCCCTATCGCTGGAAGAAGCCTTTGAAGTGGTGAACGCCTTACGCAAAAAAGGGCTGATCTTTTTTGATCGGGAAATAGAGGTAAAAGAAGAAGTCGTTGGCAAACCATTTTTACAAAAGGTGAATGAAACATTAACCAAATACATCGGCCCCGTTGCACAGTATCTGATTCATGACGTGTTAACGGAGTTGCGTCTGGAAGAGGAAAATATCCCCAAAAGCCGTTTGCCTGAATTTATTGAAATATTAAGCGACGAAATTAGCGACGAAAAGAAAAAGGTTAACTTCCAAAGAGAAATGCTTAGCTTATTAAAGCAACTTTAAAAGGAACTTTAAGTGATGAGTAAGTTTTTTAGTATTCGCTGGAAAATAAGCGGCCTGTTTTTAGTCAGTAATATCGTTTTAGGCGTGGTTATTGCTTTATTGGTCAGCAACCACGTGCGCCAGACATTCCGCAATGAGCTGATCGAGCGCGGACGAACCATCGGTCACAATCTGGCGAGCAACAGCGGCGACCTGATTTTAAATGAAGATAAAGTGGGCCTCAGGTATTTGATCGCCAACAACATGAACTTCGAAAGCCTCGATTATATTCTGGTACACGATAGCGAAGGAAAGATCGTTGGCGATAACTTCAACGGCCAGGTGCCTAAAAGTTTACAGGTGGAAGATTTAAGTGCCATTAACAAAAAGGAAAGCTCCCAGGTGCTGGAAGTTCCCGAATTAAACACTTCGGTGTATGATTTGTGGGTGCCGGTTGAAGAAGGATTGATTGGATACATTCGCATCGGATTGGATACCTCGTATGTTCGGAATGTGGTCAACCAGACCATAAAGGTCATTTTGCTCTCTGTACTGGTTGTAACGCTATTGGGCGGAATGTTTGTGTTTTTTCTGGGAGGACAGCTGGTTAAACCGATTATTTATTTAACCAGGCGCGCCGATGAAATCAGTCAGGGCAAATTGGAACAGAAAATTGAACTGAAAACGCACGACGAGATCGAAAAACTGGCCGAGGCTCTGGATCGGTTGAGGGAATCCGTGAAAATTGCCCTGAAAAGGCTGGAACAACAGCAATCCTTAAAAATGTAATTTAAATTAACATAAGGATAGAACTATGGTTCAAG
This sequence is a window from Caldithrix abyssi DSM 13497. Protein-coding genes within it:
- a CDS encoding response regulator, with amino-acid sequence MVKRILIVDDEETITFSLYQSFILSKKPFEVVTAESGEEALEKFLEKPFHLVITDIFLPGISGFDLIREIKKTHAQTKFIVITAYGSDDKKEEARKEGAQLYVEKPYDIRDFKKKVMEMLK
- a CDS encoding HAMP domain-containing protein; amino-acid sequence: MSKFFSIRWKISGLFLVSNIVLGVVIALLVSNHVRQTFRNELIERGRTIGHNLASNSGDLILNEDKVGLRYLIANNMNFESLDYILVHDSEGKIVGDNFNGQVPKSLQVEDLSAINKKESSQVLEVPELNTSVYDLWVPVEEGLIGYIRIGLDTSYVRNVVNQTIKVILLSVLVVTLLGGMFVFFLGGQLVKPIIYLTRRADEISQGKLEQKIELKTHDEIEKLAEALDRLRESVKIALKRLEQQQSLKM
- a CDS encoding DUF4388 domain-containing protein, with protein sequence MALVGNLKDIKLPTLVQINCMEKNTAKLTIEHLGKFGFIYFDGGQVVHAEYDPLIGEEAFFKLLELYSGNFKVENDVKPPAVTIQRNWNNLLLEGLHRRDVNMPDSKFNFTRLFESLFNVKGVEQVSILDKHGNTIAQSDQQKINVTETLFFWYEAEKLSGVVGEHTLRFLRLSLGSKQQFVIKLDENYILVINFSKKIQQELIFSIIRETLKISV